AGATCGTCGATAAGATTGCCGAGCTCAGCGCGATGGATCTGGCCGAATTATCACAGGCCGTCCAGGACAAGTTTGGTGTTACTGCTGCCGCTCCGGTGGCTGTAGCTGCCGCCGGCGCTGCCCCTGCCGCCGAGGAAGAACAAACTGAATTTGATGTCATGCTTCAGGGCATTGGTGACAAGAAGATTCAGGTTATTAAAGTCGTCCGTGCGCTCACTTCTCTTGGCTTGAAAGAAGCCAAAGATCTCGTCGAGAGCGCTCCCTGTAAGGTCAAAGAAGGTCTTTCGAAGGAAGACTGCGAAAAGGCCAAGGAGCAGCTCGAAGAAGTCGGCGCTATCGTTGAGATCAAGTAGAACTTGTGAATTTAACTGACCGGGAACATTGATTGTTTCCGGTCGGTTTGTACTGCATACACGAGATTGATTGACAAAATTCCCGGACTTGTTTTTTGCGGTTGGTGAACTGAACACGTAAGCGGCTCCTATGACCATTTGGTCTGGAGATGAATGGAAAGAATGACAGGATCACCGCAAGTTTACATTACTATCGCCCATTTGTTGGCCCGGCTCGGAGATGTTCCGCGCTCGATGGGCTTTTTTGTCTTGCATTAGGAGGGTATCGCCTTGGCCCGAAAAGCAATGGTGGATCGAAAAAGTTTTGGATCGCATGTAGATGCGACTGCAATGCCGAACCTGCTGGAGGTTCAGCTCACATCCTATCGCGCTTTCATGCAGATGGACATTCCGCCCAGCGAGAGGAAAATGGTCGGGTTACATAAGATATTTTCTGATATCTTCCCGATCACTGACGTCCACGAAAAATACTCGCTGGAGTATATCGGTTATCATCTTGGCCCATCAAGATACACGATGGATGAATGCCGCGCTATGAACAGATCCCATGCCGCCCCTTTGCGCGTGACCATGAGGCTCATCAGCCGCGAAGGTGAGGGGGAGGAGAAGGAAGTCAAGGACATCATTGAACAGGATGTCTATCTGGGCGAGTTACCGCTAATCACAGAGTGGGGTACATTCGTTATAAATGGCGCCGAGCGGGTTGTTGTCAGTCAGCTTCACCGCAGTCCTGGTGTGTTTTTTGATGAGAAAACCCATCCGAACGGCAAGAGACTTAATTCGGCAAGAATAATTCCCTATCGAGGCTCGTGGGTCGAATTTGCCATGGATATCAATGACATCATGTATGTCTATATCGACTCTCGCCGCAAGATGCCGGTCACAACTCTGCTGCGTGCCTTGGGATATTCAACAGATGCAGATTTGATTGAATTATTCTATAAAGTTACCAAGGTGAACATCACCAAGGTTGATCACAAGAAGGTGGAGAATGCGGTCTTGGCCGAGGATCTTATCAATACTGAGACCGGAGAGGTTCTTTTTGGCCCTGGTGAGTTGTTGACGCCGACGATTATCGAGAAGCTAATCGGTTTAGGCTACAAGACTATTAAGCACATCTCGCCCGATATCAACGAGCGAGAAGTCTTTGTCATTCTTAATACCATGCGCAAGGACACGACAAAATCACGCGAGGAAGCGCTGGTAAAGATATATTCCCTGATTCGTCCGGGTGAGCCGCCGACTCTGGAGATGGCCGAAGCGTTGTTGGAGAGATTCTTTTTTAACAACAAACGCTATGATCTTGGTGAGGTTGGACGCCACATGATAAACCGGCGGATGGGCATGGACGTGCCTCTTGACAAGACGACGCTGGACAAGAGCGATTTCGTGGGAATTGTGAAGTACCTTATCGGTTTGGTCAACGACCAGGGTTTCACCGACGATATCGATCATCTTGGTAATCGTCGTGCCCGTACCATTGGCGAATTGATGTCCAATTTGTTCTCGGTTGGTCTCTCTCGTGTCGGGCGCACTATTCGTGAGCGGCTTTCGCTGAAGGATCAGGAAAATGTTACGCCGCAGTTGTTGGTGAACGCCCGCACAGTGTCAACCGTAATCGATACGTTCTTTGGATCTTCTCAGCTTTCGCAGTTTATGGATCAGACCAACCCCCTTTCAGAGCTAACGCATAAACGACGTCTTTCAGTGCTGGGACCGGGTGGCCTTACGCGTGAAAGGGCCGGGTTTGAGGTACGCGATGTCCATCACACTCACTATGGCCGTATGTGCCCGATTGAGACCCCGGAAGGTCCCAATATCGGTCTGATTACGCAATTGGCGACCTTTGCTCGCATAAACCAGTATGGTTTTCTTGAGACACCATACCGCAAAGTTACCAAGGGCAAGGTTGTCGACAAAATTGATTTTTTGACCGCCGATCAGGAAGACCGTCACTACATCGCTCAGTGTGATGAACCAGTGGGCAGAACTGGCCGTTTTGTTAACAAGAAGGTCATCGCCCGGCGTCGTTCCGACTATCCGTTGGTTGATGCCGATGAAGTGGTCTACATGGATGTCTCTCCGCGTCAGCTTGTGTCGGTAGCAGCGTCTTTGATTCCGTTCCTGGAGCATGACGACGCCAACCGCGCTTTGATGGGTTCCAACATGCAACGCCAGGCGCTCCCGCTCCTGAAAACCGAGGCTCCTTTGGTGGGGACCGGTATGGAGCGAAAAGTGGCCGAGGATACAGGCGCTGTGA
The genomic region above belongs to Candidatus Zixiibacteriota bacterium and contains:
- the rplL gene encoding 50S ribosomal protein L7/L12, which produces MSNPAIEEIVDKIAELSAMDLAELSQAVQDKFGVTAAAPVAVAAAGAAPAAEEEQTEFDVMLQGIGDKKIQVIKVVRALTSLGLKEAKDLVESAPCKVKEGLSKEDCEKAKEQLEEVGAIVEIK
- the rpoB gene encoding DNA-directed RNA polymerase subunit beta, translated to MVDRKSFGSHVDATAMPNLLEVQLTSYRAFMQMDIPPSERKMVGLHKIFSDIFPITDVHEKYSLEYIGYHLGPSRYTMDECRAMNRSHAAPLRVTMRLISREGEGEEKEVKDIIEQDVYLGELPLITEWGTFVINGAERVVVSQLHRSPGVFFDEKTHPNGKRLNSARIIPYRGSWVEFAMDINDIMYVYIDSRRKMPVTTLLRALGYSTDADLIELFYKVTKVNITKVDHKKVENAVLAEDLINTETGEVLFGPGELLTPTIIEKLIGLGYKTIKHISPDINEREVFVILNTMRKDTTKSREEALVKIYSLIRPGEPPTLEMAEALLERFFFNNKRYDLGEVGRHMINRRMGMDVPLDKTTLDKSDFVGIVKYLIGLVNDQGFTDDIDHLGNRRARTIGELMSNLFSVGLSRVGRTIRERLSLKDQENVTPQLLVNARTVSTVIDTFFGSSQLSQFMDQTNPLSELTHKRRLSVLGPGGLTRERAGFEVRDVHHTHYGRMCPIETPEGPNIGLITQLATFARINQYGFLETPYRKVTKGKVVDKIDFLTADQEDRHYIAQCDEPVGRTGRFVNKKVIARRRSDYPLVDADEVVYMDVSPRQLVSVAASLIPFLEHDDANRALMGSNMQRQALPLLKTEAPLVGTGMERKVAEDTGAVIKAKRAGEVIAVDSSHIVIKPEVKQRVGQFGWVENDEYKLTKYRRSNQDTCIGYHPMVTIGDKIEVGDAIADGPAVDRGELALGYNALVAFMPWRGYNFEDAIILSERLVREDIFTSIHVEEYELQVRDTKRGAEEITREIPNVSEEALLNLDETGIIREGAEVEAGDVLVGKVTPKGETELSPEERLLRAIFGEKAGDVRDASLKAPPGMKGVVIKTRLFSRKERTEEAKKQEKTDVAAIRKSVSLQINEITALRNAKLDELLAGKASQTIRSVIDNSILVRAGHKFKEGFFAEFDVENALAPEGYCREQTTARNVSSVIEAAGKIISDKRQQMDIEIDKVVRGAELPPGVKQLVKVTVAIRRKISVGDKMAGRHGNKGVVSRIVPIEDLPHMADGTPMDIVLNPLGVPSRMNIGQILETHLGWAANALGEHVANPVFEGATLEQIKGKLREAGLPESGKTQLYDGMSGDSFDDEITVGYIYILKLSHLVDDKIHARSIGPYSLVTQQPLGGKAQFGGQRFGEMEVWALEAYGAAYTLQEMLTVKSDDVTGRSRVYEAIVKGENSPEPGYPEAFNVLVKELQALGLDVKLVEK